The Theropithecus gelada isolate Dixy chromosome X, Tgel_1.0, whole genome shotgun sequence genome includes a window with the following:
- the FLNA gene encoding filamin-A isoform X4: protein MSSSHSRAGQSAAGAAPGGGADTRDAEMPATEKDLAEDAPWKKIQQNTFTRWCNEHLKCVSKRIANLQTDLSDGLRLIALLEVLSQKKMHRKHNQRPTFRQMQLENVSVALEFLDRESIKLVSIDSKAIVDGNLKLILGLIWTLILHYSISMPMWDEEEDEEAKKQTPKQRLLGWIQNKLPQLPITNFSRDWQSGRALGALVDSCAPGLCPDWDSWDASKPVNNAREAMQQADDWLGIPQVITPEEIVDPNVDEHSVMTYLSQFPKAKLKPGAPLRPKLNPKKARAYGPGIEPTGNMVKKRAEFTVETRSAGQGEVLVYVEDPAGHQEEAKVTANNDKNRTFSVWYVPEVTGTHKVTVLFAGQHIAKSPFEVYVDKSQGDASKVTAQGPGLEPSGNIANKTTYFEIFTAGAGTGEVEVVIQDPAGQKGTVEPQLEARGDSTYRCTYQPTTEGVHTVHVTFAGVPIPRSPYTVTVGQACNPSACRAVGRGLQPKGVRVKETADFKVYTKGAGSGELKVTVKGPKGEERVKQKDLGDGVYGFEYYPTVPGTYIVTITWGGQNIGRSPFEVKVGTECGNQKVRAWGPGLEGGVVGKSADFVVEAIGDDVGTLGFSVEGPSQAKIECDDKGDGSCDVRYWPQEAGEYAVHVLCNSEDIRLSPFMADIRDAPQDFHPDRVKARGPGLEKTGVAVNKPAEFTVDAKHGGKAPLRVQVQDNEGCPVEALVKDNGNGTYSCSYVPRKPVKHTAMVSWGGVSIPNSPFRVNVGAGSHPNKVKVYGPGVAKTGLKAHEPTYFTVDCAEAGQGDVSIGIKCAPGVVGPAEADIDFDIIRNDNDTFTVKYTPRGAGSYTIMVLFADQATPTSPIRVKVEPSHDASKVKAEGPGLSRTGVELGKPTHFTVNAKAAGKGKLDVQFSGLTKGDAVRDVDIIDHHDNTYTVKYTPVQQGPVGVNVTYGGDPIPKSPFSVAVSPSLDLSKIKVSGLGEKVDVGKDQEFTVKSKGAGGQGKVASKIMGPSGAAVPCKVEPGLGADNSVVRFVPREEGPYEVEVTYDGVPVPGSPFPVEAVAPTKPSKVKAFGPGLQGGSAGSPARFTIDTKGAGTGGLGLTVEGPCEAQLECLDNGDGTCSVSYVPTEPGDYNINILFADTHIPGSPFKAHVVPCFDASKVKCSGPGLERATAGEVGQFQVDCSSAGSAELTIEICSEAGLPAEVYIQDHGDGTHTITYIPLCPGAYTVTIKYGGQPVPNFPSKLQVEPAVDTSGVQCYGPGIEGQGVFREATTEFSVDARALTQTGGPHVKARVANPSGNLTETYVQDRGDGTYKVEYTPYEEGLHSVDVTYDGSPVPSSPFQVPVTEGCDPSRVRVHGPGIQSGTTNKPNKFTVETRGAGTGGLGLAVEGPSEAKMSCMDNKDGSCSVEYIPYEAGTYSLNVTYGGHQVPGSPFKVPVHDVTDASKVKCSGPGLSPGMVRANLPQSFQVDTSKAGVAPLQVKVQGPKGLVEPVDVVDNADGTQTVNYVPSREGPYSISVLYGDEEVPRSPFKVKVLPTHDASKVKASGPGLNTTGVPASLPVEFTIDAKDAGEGLLAVQITDPEGKPKKTHIQDNHDGTYTVAYVPDVTGRYTILIKYGGDEIPFSPYRVRAVPTGDASKCTVTGAGIGPTIQIGEETVITVDTKAAGKGKVTCTVCTPDGSEVDVDVVENEDGTFDIFYTAPQPGKYIICVRFGGEHVPNSPFQVTALAGDQPSVQPPLRSQQLAPQYTYAQGGQQTWAPERPLVGVNGLDMTSLRPFDLVIPFTIKKGEITGEVRMPSGKVAQPAITDNKDGTVTVRYAPSEAGLHEMDIRYDNMHIPGSPLQFYVDYVNCGHVTAYGPGLTHGVVNKPATFTVNTKDAGEGGLSLAIEGPSKAEISCTDNQDGTCSVSYLPVLPGDYSILVKYNEQHIPGSPFTARVTGDDSMRMSHLKVGSAADIPINISETDLSLLTATVVPPSGREEPCLLKRLRNGHVGISFVPKETGEHLVHVKKNGQHVASSPIPVVISQSEIGDASRVRVSGQGLHEGHTFEPAEFIIDTRDAGYGGLSLSIEGPSKVDINTEDLEDGTCRVTYCPTEPGNYIINIKFADQHVPGSPFSVKVTGEGRVKESITRRRRAPSVANVGSHCDLSLKIPEISIQDMTAQVTSPSGKSHEAEIVEGENHTYCIRFVPAEMGTHTVSVKYKGQHVPGSPFQFTVGPLGEGGAHKVRAGGPGLERAEAGVPAEFSIWTREAGAGGLAIAVEGPSKAEISFEDRKDGSCGVAYVVQEPGDYEVSVKFNEEHIPDSPFVVPVASPSGDARRLTVSSLQESGLKVNQPASFAVSLNGAKGAIDAKVHSPSGALEECYVTEIDQDKYAVRFIPRENGVYLIDVKFNGTHIPGSPFKIRVGEPGHGGDPGLVSAYGAGLEGGVTGSPAEFIVNTSNAGAGALSVTIDGPSKVKMDCQECPEGYRVTYTPMAPGSYLISIKYGGPYHIGGSPFKAKVTGPRLVSNHSLHETSSVFVDSLTKATCAPQHGAPGPGPADAAKVVAKGLGLSKAYIGQKSSFTVDCSKAGNNMLLVGVHGPRTPCEEILVKHVGSRLYSVSYLLKDKGEYTLVVKWGDEHIPGSPYRVVVP from the exons ATGAGTAGCTCCCACTCTCGGGCGGGCCAGAGCGCAGCAGGCGCGGCTCCGGGTGGTGGCGCTGACACGCGGGACGCGGAGATGCCGGCCACCGAGAAGGACCTCGCGGAGGACGCGCCGTGGAAGAAGATCCAGCAGAACACTTTCACGCGCTGGTGCAACGAGCACCTGAAGTGCGTGAGCAAGCGCATCGCCAACCTGCAGACGGACCTGAGCGACGGGCTGCGGCTCATCGCGCTGCTGGAGGTGCTCAGCCAGAAGAAGATGCACCGCAAGCACAACCAGCGGCCCACTTTCCGCCAAATGCAGCTTGAGAATGTGTCGGTGGCGCTTGAGTTCCTGGACCGCGAGAGCATCAAACTGGTGTCCATCG ACAGCAAGGCCATCGTGGACGGGAACCTGAAGCTGATCCTGGGCCTCATCTGGACCCTGATCCTGCACTACTCCATCTCCATGCCCATGtgggatgaggaggaggatgaggaggccAAGAAGCAGACCCCCAAGCAGAGGCTCCTGGGCTGGATCCAGAACAAGCTGCCACAGCTGCCCATCACCAACTTCAGCCGGGACTGGCAGAGCGGCCGGGCCCTGGGTGCCCTGGTCGACAGCTGTGCCCCGG GCCTGTGTCCTGACTGGGATTCTTGGGATGCCAGCAAGCCTGTGAACAATGCACGAGAGGCCATGCAGCAGGCGGATGACTGGCTGGGCATCCCCCAG GTGATCACCCCCGAGGAGATTGTGGACCCCAACGTGGATGAGCATTCTGTCATGACCTACCTGTCCCAGTTCCCCAAGGCCAAGCTGAAGCCAGGGGCACCCTTGCGGCCCAAACTGAACCCGAAGAAAGCCCGTGCCTACGGGCCAG GCATCGAGCCcacaggcaacatggtgaagaaGCGGGCGGAGTTCACTGTGGAGACCAGAAGTGCCGGCCAGGGAGAGGTGCTGGTGTACGTGGAGGACCCGGCTGGACACCAGGAGGAG GCAAAAGTGACTGCCAATAATGACAAGAACCGCACCTTTTCCGTCTGGTACGTCCCCGAGGTGACGGGGACTCATAAG GTCACTGTGCTATTTGCTGGCCAGCACATCGCCAAGAGCCCCTTCGAGGTGTATGTGGATAAGTCACAGGGTGACGCCAGCAAAGTGACAGCCCAAGGCCCCGGCCTGGAGCCCAGTGGCAACATCGCCAACAAGACCACCTACTTTGAGATCTTTACAGCAG GAGCTGGCACGGGCGAGGTTGAGGTTGTGATCCAGGACCCCGCGGGACAGAAGGGCACGGTAGAGCCTCAGCTGGAGGCCCGGGGCGACAGCACATACCGCTGCACCTACCAGCCCACCACGGAGGGTGTCCACACCGTGCACGTCACGTTTGCCGGCGTGCCCATCCCTCGCAGCCCCTACACTGTCACTGTTGGCCAAG CCTGTAACCCAAGTGCCTGCCGGGCAGTCGGCCGGGGCCTCCAGCCCAAGGGTGTGCGGGTGAAGGAGACAGCCGACTTCAAGGTGTACACAAAGGGCGCTGGCAGTGGGGAACTGAAGGTCACCGTGAAGGGCCCCA AGGGAGAGGAGCGCGTGAAGCAGAAGGACCTGGGGGATGGTGTGTATGGCTTCGAGTATTACCCCACGGTCCCTGGGACCTATATCGTCACCATCACGTGGGGCGGTCAGAACATTGGGCGCAG TCCCTTCGAGGTGAAGGTGGGCACCGAGTGTGGCAATCAGAAGGTGCGGGCATGGGGCCCTGGGCTGGAGGGCGGCGTCGTTGGCAAGTCAGCAGACTTTGTGGTGGAGGCTATTGGGGACGACGTGGGCACCCTGG GCTTCTCGGTGGAAGGTCCATCACAGGCCAAGATCGAATGTGACGACAAGGGTGATGGCTCCTGTGATGTGCGCTACTGGCCGCAGGAGGCTGGCGAGTATGCCGTTCACGTGCTGTGCAACAGTGAGGACATCCGCCTCAGCCCCTTCATGGCTGACATCCGTGATGCGCCCCAGGACTTCCACCCAGACAGG GTGAAGGCACGTGGGCCTGGATTGGAGAAGACAGGTGTGGCCGTCAACAAGCCAGCAGAGTTCACAGTGGATGCCAAGCACGGTGGCAAGGCCCCACTCCGGGTCCAAGTCCAG GACAATGAAGGCTGCCCTGTGGAGGCATTGGTCAAGGACAATGGCAACGGCACTTACAGCTGTTCCTACGTGCCCAGGAAGCCAGTGAAGCACACAGCCATGGTGTCCTGGGGAGGCGTCAGCATCCCCAACAGCCCCTTCAGG GTGAATGTGGGAGCTGGCAGCCACCCCAACAAGGTCAAAGTATATGGCCCCGGAGTGGCCAAGACAGGGCTCAAGGCCCACGAGCCCACCTACTTCACTGTGGACTGCGCCGAGGCTGGCCAGG GGGATGTCAGCATCGGTATCAAGTGTGCCCCTGGAGTGGTAGGTCCCGCTGAAGCTGACATCGACTTCGACATCATCCGCAACGACAATGACACCTTCACGGTCAAGTACACACCCCGGGGGGCTGGCAGCTACACCATTATGGTCCTCTTTGCTGACCAG GCCACGCCCACCAGCCCCATCCGAGTCAAGGTGGAGCCCTCTCATGACGCCAGTAAGGTGAAGGCTGAGGGCCCTGGCCTCAGTCGCACTG GTGTCGAGCTTGGCAAGCCCACCCACTTCACAGTCAATGCGAAAGCCGCTGGCAAAGGCAAGCTGGACGTCCAGTTCTCAGGACTCACCAAGGGGGATGCAGTGCGAGACGTGGACATCATCGACCACCATGACAACACCTACACAGTCAAGTACACGCCTGTGCAGCAG GGTCCAGTAGGCGTCAATGTCACTTATGGAGGGGATCCCATCCCTAAGAGCCCTTTCTCGGTGGCAGTATCTCCAAGCCTGGACCTCAGCAAGATCAAGGTGTCTGGCCTGGGAGAGA AGGTGGACGTTGGCAAAGACCAGGAGTTCACAGTCAAATCAAAGGGTGCTGGTGGTCAAGGCAAAGTGGCATCCAAGATTATGGGCCCCTCAGGTGCAGCAGTGCCCTGCAAGGTGGAGCCAGGCCTAGGAGCTGACAACAGTGTGGTGCGCTTCGTGCCTCGTGAGGAAGGGCCCTATGAGGTGGAGGTGACCTATGACGGCGTGCCTGTGCCTGGCAGCCCCTTTCCTGTGGAAGCTGTGGCCCCTACCAAGCCTAGCAAG GTGAAGGCGTTTGGGCCGGGGCTGCAGGGAGGCAGTGCAGGCTCCCCCGCCCGCTTCACCATTGACACCAAGGGCGCCGGCACAGGTGGCCTGGGCTTGACAGTGGAGGGCCCCTGCGAGGCACAGCTCGAGTGCTTGGACAACGGGGACGGCACATGTTCCGTGTCCTACGTGCCCACCGAGCCCGGGGACTACAACATCAACATCCTCTTCGCTGACACCCACATCCCTGGCTCCCCATTCAAGGCCCATGTGGTTCCCTGCTTTGACGCATCCAAAGTCAAGTGCTCAGGCCCTGGGCTGGAGCGGGCCACCGCTGGGGAAGTGGGCCAATTCCAAGTAGACTGCTCGAGCGCAGGCAGTGCAGAGCTGACCATTGAGATCTGCTCAGAGGCGGGGCTGCCAGCCGAGGTGTACATCCAGGACCACGGCGACGGCACGCACACCATCACATACATTCCTCTCTGCCCCGGGGCCTACACTGTCACCATCAAGTACGGCGGCCAGCCTGTGCCCAACTTCCCCAGCAAGCTGCAGGTGGAGCCCGCAGTGGACACTTCCGGCGTCCAGTGTTACGGGCCTGGGATTGAGGGCCAGG GTGTCTTCCGTGAGGCCACCACTGAGTTCAGTGTGGACGCCCGGGCTCTGACACAGACCGGAGGGCCGCACGTCAAGGCCCGTGTGGCCAACCCCTCAGGCAACCTGACAGAGACCTACGTTCAGGACCGAGGCGACGGCACGTACAAAGTGGAGTACACGCCTTACGAGGAGG GACTGCACTCGGTGGACGTGACCTACGACGGCAGCCCCGTGCCCAGCAGCCCCTTCCAGGTGCCCGTGACTGAGGGCTGTGACCCCTCCCGGGTGCGTGTCCATGGGCCAGGCATCCAAAGTGGCACCACCAACAAGCCCAACAAGTTCACTGTGGAGACCAG GGGAGCTGGCACGGGCGGCCTGGGCCTGGCTGTAGAGGGCCCCTCCGAGGCCAAGATGTCCTGCATGGATAACAAGGATGGCAGCTGCTCAGTTGAGTACATTCCTTATGAGGCTGGCACCTACAGCCTCAATGTCACCTATGGTGGCCATCAAGTGCCAG GCAGTCCTTTCAAGGTCCCTGTGCATGATGTGACAGATGCGTCCAAGGTCAAGTGCTCTGGGCCCGGCCTGAGCCCAGGCATGGTTCGTGCCAACCTTCCTCAGTCCTTCCAGGTGGACACAAGCAAGGCTGGTGTGGCCCCACTGCAGGTCAAAGTGCAAGGGCCCAAAG gcctggtggagcCAGTGGACGTGGTGGACAACGCTGATGGCACCCAGACCGTCAATTATGTGCCCAGCCGAGAAGGGCCCTACAGCATCTCAGTGCTGTATGGAGATGAAGAGGTGCCCCGGAG CCCCTTCAAGGTCAAGGTGCTGCCTACTCATGATGCCAGCAAGGTGAAGGCCAGTGGCCCCGGACTCAACACCACTGGCGTGCCCGCCAGCCTGCCCGTGGAGTTCACCATCGATGCAAAGGATGCTGGGGAGGGCCTGCTGGCTGTCCAGATCACG GATCCGGAAGGCAAGCCGAAGAAGACACACATCCAAGACAACCATGACGGCACGTATACAGTGGCCTACGTGCCAGATGTGACGGGTCGCTACACCATCCTCATCAAGTATGGTGGTGACGAGATCCCCTTCTCCCCGTACCGCGTGCGTGCTGTGCCCACCGGGGACGCCAGCAAGTGCACAGTCACAG GTGCTGGCATCGGCCCCACCATCCAGATTGGGGAGGAGACGGTGATCACCGTGGACACTAAGGCAGCAGGCAAAGGCAAAGTGACATGCACCGTGTGCACACCTGATGGCTCAGAGGTAGATGTGGACGTGGTGGAGAATGAGGACGGCACTTTTGACATCTTCTACACGGCCCCCCAGCCGGGCAAATACATTATCTGTGTGCGCTTTGGTGGCGAGCACGTGCCCAACAGCCCCTTCCAAGTGACG GCTCTGGCTGGGGACCAGCCCTCGGTGCAGCCCCCGCTACGGTCTCAGCAGCTGGCCCCACAGTATACCTACGCCCAGGGCGGTCAGCAGACTTGG GCCCCAGAGAGGCCCCTGGTGGGTGTCAATGGGCTGGATATGACCAGCCTGAGGCCCTTTGACCTTGTCATCCCCTTCACCATCAAGAAGGGCGAGATCACAG GGGAGGTTCGGATGCCCTCAGGCAAGGTGGCACAGCCTGCCATCACTGACAACAAAGATGGCACCGTGACCGTACGGTATGCACCCAGTGAGGCTGGCCTGCACGAGATGGACATCCGCTATGACAACATGCACATCCCAG gaaGCCCCTTGCAGTTCTATGTGGATTATGTCAACTGCGGCCATGTCACTGCCTATGGACCTGGCCTCACCCACGGAGTAGTGAACAAGCCTGCCACTTTCACCGTCAACACCAAGGATGCAGGAGAGG GGGGCCTGTCTCTGGCCATCGAGGGCCCGTCCAAAGCAGAAATCAGCTGCACTGACAACCAGGATGGGACATGCAGCGTCTCCTACCTGCCTGTGTTGCCGGGTGACTACAGCATCCTAGTCAAGTACAATGAACAGCACATCCCAGGCAGCCCCTTCACGGCCCGGGTCACAG GTGACGACTCCATGCGTATGTCCCACCTAAAGGTGGGCTCTGCCGCCGACATCCCCATCAACATCTCAGAGACGGATCTCAGCCTGCTGACAGCCACTGTGGTCCCGCCCTCAGGCCGGGAGGAGCCCTGTTTGCTGAAGCGGCTGCGTAATGGCCACGTGG ggATTTCATTCGTGCCCAAGGAGACAGGGGAGCACCTGGTGCACGTGAAGAAAAACGGCCAGCACGTGGCCAGCAGCCCCATCCCGGTGGTGATCAGCCAGTCGGAAATCGGGGATGCCAGTCGCGTTCGGGTCTCTGGCCAGGGCCTTCACGAAGGCCACACCTTTGAGCCTGCAGAGTTTATCATTGATACCCGAGATGCAG GCTATGGTGGGCTCAGCCTGTCCATTGAGGGCCCCAGCAAGGTGGACATCAACACAGAGGACCTGGAGGACGGGACGTGCAGGGTCACCTACTGCCCCACAGAGCCTGGCAACTACATCATCAACATCAAGTTTGCCGACCAGCACGTGCCTG GCAGCCCCTTCTCTGTGAAAGTGACAGGCGAGGGCCGGGTGAAAGAGAGCATCACCCGCAGGCGTCGGGCTCCTTCAGTGGCCAACGTTGGCAGTCATTGTGATCTCAGCCTAAAGATCCCTG AAATTAGCATCCAGGATATGACAGCCCAGGTGACCAGCCCATCGGGCAAGAGCCATGAGGCCGAGATCGTGGAAGGGGAGAACCACACCTACTGTATCCGCTTTGTTCCTGCTGAGATGGGCACACACACAGTCAGCGTCAAGTACAAGGGCCAGCACGTGCCTGGGAGCCCCTTCCAGTTCACCGTGGGGcccctaggggaagggggagccCACAAGGTCCGAGCTGGGGGCCCTGGCCTGGAGAGGGCTGAAGCTGGAGTGCCAG CCGAATTCAGTATCTGGACCCGGGAAGCTGGTGCCGGAGGCCTGGCCATTGCTGTCGAGGGCCCCAGCAAGGCTGAGATCTCTTTCGAGGACCGCAAGGACGGCTCCTGTGGTGTGGCTTATGTGGTCCAGGAGCCAG GTGACTACGAAGTCTCAGTCAAGTTCAACGAGGAACACATTCCCGACAGCCCCTTCGTGGTGCCTGTGGCTTCTCCGTCTGGCGATGCCCGCCGCCTCACTGTTTCTAGCCTTCAG GAGTCAGGGCTAAAGGTCAACCAGCCAGCCTCTTTTGCAGTCAGCCTGAATGGGGCCAAGGGGGCGATCGATGCCAAGGTGCACAGCCCCTCAGGAGCCCTGGAGGAGTGCTATGTCACAGAAATTGACCAAG ATAAATATGCTGTGCGCTTCATCCCTCGGGAGAATGGCGTTTACCTGATTGACGTCAAGTTCAATGGCACCCACATCCCTGGAAGCCCCTTCAAGATCCGAGTTGGGGAGCCCGGTCATGGAGGGGACCCAGGCTTGGTGTCTGCTTACGGAGCAGGCCTGGAAGGCGGTGTCACAG GGAGCCCAGCTGAGTTCATCGTGAACACGAGCAATGCAGGAGCTGGTGCCCTGTCGGTGACCATTGATGGCCCCTCCAAGGTGAAGATGGATTGCCAGGAGTGCCCTGAGGGCTACCGTGTCACCTATACCCCCATGGCACCTGGCAGCTACCTCATCTCCATCAAGTATGGTGGCCCCTATCACATTGGGGGCAGCCCCTTCAAGGCCAAAGTCACAG GCCCCCGTCTCGTCAGCAACCACAGCCTCCACGAGACATCATCAGTATTTGTAGACTCTCTGACCAAGGCCACCTGCGCCCCCCAGCATGGGGCTCCGGGTCCTGGGCCTGCTGACGCTGCCAAGGTGGTGGCCAAGGGCCTGGGACTGAGCAAGGCCTACATAGGCCAGAAGAGCAGCTTCACGGTAGACTGCAGCAAAGCAG GCAACAACATGCTGCTGGTGGGGGTTCATGGCCCAAGGACCCCCTGCGAGGAGATCCTGGTGAAGCACGTGGGCAGCCGGCTCTACAGCGTGTCCTACCTGCTCAAGGACAAGGGGGAGTACACACTGGTGGTCAAGTGGGGCGACGAGCACATCCCAGGCAGCCCCTACCGCGTTGTGGTGCCCTGA